Proteins encoded together in one Carassius auratus strain Wakin unplaced genomic scaffold, ASM336829v1 scaf_tig00002576, whole genome shotgun sequence window:
- the ssbp3b gene encoding single-stranded DNA-binding protein 3b isoform X1: MFPKGKSSVVPSDGQAREKLALYVYEYLLHIGAQKSAQTFLSEIRWEKNITLGDPPGFLHSWWCVFWDLYCAAPERRDTCEHSSEAKAFHDYSAAAAPSPVLGNMPPGDGMPGGPMPPGFFQGPPGSQASPHAPPPPNSMMGPHGQPFMSPRFGGGPRPPIRMGNQPPGGVPAAQPMLPNMDPRLQGPMQRMNVPRGMGPMGPGPQGFGGGMRPPHNSMGPGMPGVNMGPGNGRPPWPNPNANNMPYSSPSPGAYGGPQGGGPPGTPGIVPSPADSNNSSENLYTMINSGGGGRNSFPIGPGSEGPLGAMAGMDPMHMNGGSGDLDGLPKNSPNNMSGMSNPPGTPRDEDVGGSYLHSFQNENQYSPSMTMSV; the protein is encoded by the exons atgtttcctAAAGGCAAAAGCTCCGTCGTGCCATCGGATGGTCAAGCTCGGGAAAA GTTAGCTTTGTATGTGTATGAGTATTTGTTACACATTGGTGCTCAGAAGTCAGCACAGACTTTCCTGTCAGAA atCCGATGGGAAAAGAACATCACACTGGGAGACCCTCCGGGGTTCCTACATTCCTGGTGGTG TGTCTTTTGGGACCTCTACTGTGCAGCTCCTGAGAGGAGAGACACGTGCGAACATTCAAGCGAGGCCAAGGCTTTCCACGACTAT AGTGCCGCAGCAGCCCCCAGTCCTGTTCTTGGGAACATGCCACCAGGAGATGGCATGCCTGGTGGACCCATGCCCCCTGGATTCTTCCAG GGCCCTCCCGGCTCCCAGGCCTCCCCTCACGCTCCTCCTCCCCCTAACAGCATGATGGGACCCCACGGTCAG CCTTTCATGTCACCTCGCTTTGGTGGGGGACCACGACCCCCCATCAGAATGGGAAATCAG CCCCCCGGTGGTGTTCCAGCCGCCCAGCCAATGCTACCAAACATGGATCCTAGACTACAGG GACCGATGCAGCGGATGAATGTTCCTAGAGGAATGGGTCCCATGGGCCCCGGCCCCCAGGGTTTTGGAGGAGGGATGAGACCACCACACAACTCAATGGGTCCTGGCATGCCTGGAGTGAACAT ggGCCCTGGAAATGGCAGACCACCATGGCCAAATCCAAATGCCAACAAT ATGCCATATTCATCACCATCTCCTGGTGCctatggg GGTCCACAAGgaggggggcctccaggaacacCTGGAATTGTTCCTAGTCCAGCAG ACTCCAACAACTCCAGTGAAAACCTGTACACCATGATCAACTCAGGAGGTGGAGGCCGCAACAGT TTTCCCATAGGTCCAGGTTCTGAGGGACCCTTAGGGGCCATGGCAGGAATGGACCCCATGCATATGAACGGAG GTTCAGGAGACCTGGATGGACTTCCAAAA AATTCTCCTAACAACATGAGTGGCATGAGCAATCCTCCCGGGACTCCTAGAGATGAAGATGTAGGAGGCAGCTACCTTCACTCCTTCCAGAATGAGAAT CAGTATTCTCCTTCCATGACCATGAGCGTCTGA
- the ssbp3b gene encoding single-stranded DNA-binding protein 3b isoform X2, with amino-acid sequence MFPKGKSSVVPSDGQAREKLALYVYEYLLHIGAQKSAQTFLSEIRWEKNITLGDPPGFLHSWWCVFWDLYCAAPERRDTCEHSSEAKAFHDYSAAAAPSPVLGNMPPGDGMPGGPMPPGFFQGPPGSQASPHAPPPPNSMMGPHGQPFMSPRFGGGPRPPIRMGNQPPGGVPAAQPMLPNMDPRLQGPMQRMNVPRGMGPMGPGPQGFGGGMRPPHNSMGPGMPGVNMGPGNGRPPWPNPNANNMPYSSPSPGAYGGPQGGGPPGTPGIVPSPADSNNSSENLYTMINSGGGGRNSFPIGPGSEGPLGAMAGMDPMHMNGGSGDLDGLPKNSPNNMSGMSNPPGTPRDEDVGGSYLHSFQNENYSPSMTMSV; translated from the exons atgtttcctAAAGGCAAAAGCTCCGTCGTGCCATCGGATGGTCAAGCTCGGGAAAA GTTAGCTTTGTATGTGTATGAGTATTTGTTACACATTGGTGCTCAGAAGTCAGCACAGACTTTCCTGTCAGAA atCCGATGGGAAAAGAACATCACACTGGGAGACCCTCCGGGGTTCCTACATTCCTGGTGGTG TGTCTTTTGGGACCTCTACTGTGCAGCTCCTGAGAGGAGAGACACGTGCGAACATTCAAGCGAGGCCAAGGCTTTCCACGACTAT AGTGCCGCAGCAGCCCCCAGTCCTGTTCTTGGGAACATGCCACCAGGAGATGGCATGCCTGGTGGACCCATGCCCCCTGGATTCTTCCAG GGCCCTCCCGGCTCCCAGGCCTCCCCTCACGCTCCTCCTCCCCCTAACAGCATGATGGGACCCCACGGTCAG CCTTTCATGTCACCTCGCTTTGGTGGGGGACCACGACCCCCCATCAGAATGGGAAATCAG CCCCCCGGTGGTGTTCCAGCCGCCCAGCCAATGCTACCAAACATGGATCCTAGACTACAGG GACCGATGCAGCGGATGAATGTTCCTAGAGGAATGGGTCCCATGGGCCCCGGCCCCCAGGGTTTTGGAGGAGGGATGAGACCACCACACAACTCAATGGGTCCTGGCATGCCTGGAGTGAACAT ggGCCCTGGAAATGGCAGACCACCATGGCCAAATCCAAATGCCAACAAT ATGCCATATTCATCACCATCTCCTGGTGCctatggg GGTCCACAAGgaggggggcctccaggaacacCTGGAATTGTTCCTAGTCCAGCAG ACTCCAACAACTCCAGTGAAAACCTGTACACCATGATCAACTCAGGAGGTGGAGGCCGCAACAGT TTTCCCATAGGTCCAGGTTCTGAGGGACCCTTAGGGGCCATGGCAGGAATGGACCCCATGCATATGAACGGAG GTTCAGGAGACCTGGATGGACTTCCAAAA AATTCTCCTAACAACATGAGTGGCATGAGCAATCCTCCCGGGACTCCTAGAGATGAAGATGTAGGAGGCAGCTACCTTCACTCCTTCCAGAATGAGAAT TATTCTCCTTCCATGACCATGAGCGTCTGA
- the ssbp3b gene encoding single-stranded DNA-binding protein 3b isoform X4, whose amino-acid sequence MFPKGKSSVVPSDGQAREKLALYVYEYLLHIGAQKSAQTFLSEIRWEKNITLGDPPGFLHSWWCVFWDLYCAAPERRDTCEHSSEAKAFHDYSAAAAPSPVLGNMPPGDGMPGGPMPPGFFQPFMSPRFGGGPRPPIRMGNQPPGGVPAAQPMLPNMDPRLQGPMQRMNVPRGMGPMGPGPQGFGGGMRPPHNSMGPGMPGVNMGPGNGRPPWPNPNANNMPYSSPSPGAYGGPQGGGPPGTPGIVPSPADSNNSSENLYTMINSGGGGRNSFPIGPGSEGPLGAMAGMDPMHMNGGSGDLDGLPKNSPNNMSGMSNPPGTPRDEDVGGSYLHSFQNENYSPSMTMSV is encoded by the exons atgtttcctAAAGGCAAAAGCTCCGTCGTGCCATCGGATGGTCAAGCTCGGGAAAA GTTAGCTTTGTATGTGTATGAGTATTTGTTACACATTGGTGCTCAGAAGTCAGCACAGACTTTCCTGTCAGAA atCCGATGGGAAAAGAACATCACACTGGGAGACCCTCCGGGGTTCCTACATTCCTGGTGGTG TGTCTTTTGGGACCTCTACTGTGCAGCTCCTGAGAGGAGAGACACGTGCGAACATTCAAGCGAGGCCAAGGCTTTCCACGACTAT AGTGCCGCAGCAGCCCCCAGTCCTGTTCTTGGGAACATGCCACCAGGAGATGGCATGCCTGGTGGACCCATGCCCCCTGGATTCTTCCAG CCTTTCATGTCACCTCGCTTTGGTGGGGGACCACGACCCCCCATCAGAATGGGAAATCAG CCCCCCGGTGGTGTTCCAGCCGCCCAGCCAATGCTACCAAACATGGATCCTAGACTACAGG GACCGATGCAGCGGATGAATGTTCCTAGAGGAATGGGTCCCATGGGCCCCGGCCCCCAGGGTTTTGGAGGAGGGATGAGACCACCACACAACTCAATGGGTCCTGGCATGCCTGGAGTGAACAT ggGCCCTGGAAATGGCAGACCACCATGGCCAAATCCAAATGCCAACAAT ATGCCATATTCATCACCATCTCCTGGTGCctatggg GGTCCACAAGgaggggggcctccaggaacacCTGGAATTGTTCCTAGTCCAGCAG ACTCCAACAACTCCAGTGAAAACCTGTACACCATGATCAACTCAGGAGGTGGAGGCCGCAACAGT TTTCCCATAGGTCCAGGTTCTGAGGGACCCTTAGGGGCCATGGCAGGAATGGACCCCATGCATATGAACGGAG GTTCAGGAGACCTGGATGGACTTCCAAAA AATTCTCCTAACAACATGAGTGGCATGAGCAATCCTCCCGGGACTCCTAGAGATGAAGATGTAGGAGGCAGCTACCTTCACTCCTTCCAGAATGAGAAT TATTCTCCTTCCATGACCATGAGCGTCTGA
- the ssbp3b gene encoding single-stranded DNA-binding protein 3b isoform X3, which yields MFPKGKSSVVPSDGQAREKLALYVYEYLLHIGAQKSAQTFLSEIRWEKNITLGDPPGFLHSWWCVFWDLYCAAPERRDTCEHSSEAKAFHDYSAAAAPSPVLGNMPPGDGMPGGPMPPGFFQPFMSPRFGGGPRPPIRMGNQPPGGVPAAQPMLPNMDPRLQGPMQRMNVPRGMGPMGPGPQGFGGGMRPPHNSMGPGMPGVNMGPGNGRPPWPNPNANNMPYSSPSPGAYGGPQGGGPPGTPGIVPSPADSNNSSENLYTMINSGGGGRNSFPIGPGSEGPLGAMAGMDPMHMNGGSGDLDGLPKNSPNNMSGMSNPPGTPRDEDVGGSYLHSFQNENQYSPSMTMSV from the exons atgtttcctAAAGGCAAAAGCTCCGTCGTGCCATCGGATGGTCAAGCTCGGGAAAA GTTAGCTTTGTATGTGTATGAGTATTTGTTACACATTGGTGCTCAGAAGTCAGCACAGACTTTCCTGTCAGAA atCCGATGGGAAAAGAACATCACACTGGGAGACCCTCCGGGGTTCCTACATTCCTGGTGGTG TGTCTTTTGGGACCTCTACTGTGCAGCTCCTGAGAGGAGAGACACGTGCGAACATTCAAGCGAGGCCAAGGCTTTCCACGACTAT AGTGCCGCAGCAGCCCCCAGTCCTGTTCTTGGGAACATGCCACCAGGAGATGGCATGCCTGGTGGACCCATGCCCCCTGGATTCTTCCAG CCTTTCATGTCACCTCGCTTTGGTGGGGGACCACGACCCCCCATCAGAATGGGAAATCAG CCCCCCGGTGGTGTTCCAGCCGCCCAGCCAATGCTACCAAACATGGATCCTAGACTACAGG GACCGATGCAGCGGATGAATGTTCCTAGAGGAATGGGTCCCATGGGCCCCGGCCCCCAGGGTTTTGGAGGAGGGATGAGACCACCACACAACTCAATGGGTCCTGGCATGCCTGGAGTGAACAT ggGCCCTGGAAATGGCAGACCACCATGGCCAAATCCAAATGCCAACAAT ATGCCATATTCATCACCATCTCCTGGTGCctatggg GGTCCACAAGgaggggggcctccaggaacacCTGGAATTGTTCCTAGTCCAGCAG ACTCCAACAACTCCAGTGAAAACCTGTACACCATGATCAACTCAGGAGGTGGAGGCCGCAACAGT TTTCCCATAGGTCCAGGTTCTGAGGGACCCTTAGGGGCCATGGCAGGAATGGACCCCATGCATATGAACGGAG GTTCAGGAGACCTGGATGGACTTCCAAAA AATTCTCCTAACAACATGAGTGGCATGAGCAATCCTCCCGGGACTCCTAGAGATGAAGATGTAGGAGGCAGCTACCTTCACTCCTTCCAGAATGAGAAT CAGTATTCTCCTTCCATGACCATGAGCGTCTGA